In the genome of Streptomyces sp. P3, the window GCTACCACACTACAAAGCGTCGGTGACACTCCGCACGTTTGCGCTCCACGGTCGGGCGTACGACGGGCCCTGTCGTGGTGCGTGCCGACGCGTACCGAGGTGGCGCGCATCGACGTGTACAGCAAAGGGAGCGGTCCCGTCTCCGGGAACCGCTCCCCTCACGGCGACCTACTTGGCGCCCGCCGCACCGCGGCGGATGCCGAGGCGGTCGACCAGCGCACGGAAGCGCTGGATGTCCTTCTTGGCGAGGTACTGCAGCAGGCGGCGACGCTGGCCGACCAGGATCAGCAGACCACGACGGGAGTGGTGGTCGTGCTTGTGCGTCTTGAGGTGCTCGGTCAGGTCCGAGATCCGGCGGGACAGCATGGCGACCTGGACCTCGGGGGAGCCGGTGTCGCCCTCCTTCTGACCGAACTCGCTGATGATCTGCTTCTTCGTAGCGGCGTCGAGCGGCACGCGTACTCCTCGTAGTCTTTTCAGTGGCCACCGAGTGCCCCCGGTCTTGGTCTCGGGGGAGCTTCCGTTACTCGGGAGGCGGGGATCCGCTGGGCGCGACCTCCAGAACCTTCAGGGGCTGTCTGAGGGTGCTTCCGGGGGTGCGTACACAAACGGCCGAGAGCCAGGGTATCAGGCCGGTGCGCCCGACCTGCCCGGATATCGCGGCGGACGGCCGGGCCGCGCTCGGGTGGGCCGGGGCAGTGTACGGGCGACGCCGGCCGGCCGGAACGTAACGGAAGAACCTCTGAGCTGGGGGAACGCTGGCAAGTAGGGTGGCGCTGCAGCTCGTTGGGGCAGCGCGAACTCAGAGGAAGGGGTCGGAGCCGACATGGCCGATGCCGAGGACATGGCAGTCAAAGCGCGCAAGGAGCGGGAGCGGGACGAGCTGTACGCGCTCGACATCTCCGGCGTCGAGTGGCAGAGCGCGCCGGGCACGGAGGAGCACGAGGAGCGCGTCGAGATCGCCTGTCTGCCCGAGGGGGCCGTGGCGATGCGGTCCTCGCTCGACCCGGAGACGGTGCTGCGCTACACCGAGGCGGAGTGGCGCGCCTTCGTGCTGGGCGCCCGGGACGGCGAGTTCGACCTGGAGCCGACGCCGCACGACGGCGGGACGGCGACGGAGACCGCCGAGGTGACGGAATAGGTCGAGCCGCTTCCGCATCCGCCGTACGGCGGCGACCCGCTCGTCGCCGACCGTCGGCGCGGACCGCGCCGGGAGGGTGGGCGCCCGGAGTCGTCCGGGCGTCGGGGACCGGGTGTCGAGGGGCGCTGCTGTCGGGCGCTCATCTGTGCGAGTGCCCCGTGACCCCATGACGCCCGCCGCACGGGGTCAGCCGGTCATCGAGCGGACCGCCGAGTACACGTCGAAGACGGCCAGGGCCAGCGGCACCAGCGTCAGCAGGACGAAGCCCTCGGCGATCTCCATGAAGCGGCCCCAGAACGGGGTGAGGCCGCCCCGCGAGGTGATCAGGCCGATCGAGGTGACGATCGCGGCGGCCGCCGCGACGGCGGCGACCAGCCAGACCGTGCGGATGTCCAGGTCGGCGCGGTCGCCGGTGAGGGCGGCGCGGATCACCGGGTGGGGCGGGTTGAGCGCCAGGCCGAGTCCGAGCAGGACGAGCGAGCCGAGGCCCGCGGCCAGCACCGGGGCGACCTGCGCGGTGTAGCGGAAGAGGTGGGCGCGCATCAGCAGGGCGGTGCCGGTGGCCAGCGCGAGCAGCTGGGCCCAGACGCCGTCCGAGAACCCGAGGACCGCGCAGGCGCCGACCGTGATCGCCGCGCAGCCGCCGACCAGGCCGACCAGGAGTTCGTGACCGCGGCGGGCCTGCGCGGCGATCCGCTCGGCGTCGACCGGTTCCCGGGGTGCGGGATCGGCGCCGTAGGCGCGGCG includes:
- the rpsO gene encoding 30S ribosomal protein S15, translating into MPLDAATKKQIISEFGQKEGDTGSPEVQVAMLSRRISDLTEHLKTHKHDHHSRRGLLILVGQRRRLLQYLAKKDIQRFRALVDRLGIRRGAAGAK
- a CDS encoding DUF397 domain-containing protein; protein product: MADAEDMAVKARKERERDELYALDISGVEWQSAPGTEEHEERVEIACLPEGAVAMRSSLDPETVLRYTEAEWRAFVLGARDGEFDLEPTPHDGGTATETAEVTE